One segment of Bacteroidales bacterium DNA contains the following:
- a CDS encoding asparagine synthetase B: MSALYGYIRWGGRPVAPESFSRMKETMTNYPHNGSFEWKSEECMLGHILQWDTPESLHEQFPLLDSSGNTVFMAAGRIDNREDLFRLLAVPHPEREGMTDGQLMFRAYLAWGKEACGKMYGDWSFCAWHRKERKLFLARDHGGIMALYYYAGKDFLAFASTLKGLLCLPEVPRDINELRAAQILTAWPGDGEATYYRHILNLKPGHFLEVQNGNVQKAMFWELTEQPELILPKEEDYYERFRELFAEAVRARLRSYRNVGIQLSGGYDSTSVAAMAAMELAKQNKELYAFTSVPYYKDCPVPKGRIADEGPLAASLAKKYPNIRHFLVDAAGYNVLEAIDRAVDMFCEPMHAAGNQYWIQAIYDKARENDVSVLLNAQGGNGVISWPTGKPRLYAMGGLPWLKFRVKSVLKDVRTLTTRPLHYWYPFLDYSYISIPFARRNGLLEKMKAAGHDPRFRSQRPFKQAQRHLMDICLLNAYSLHYRMSVDYAIVSPDPSGHIPLMQFMLSVPEPIYRANAYRRIFIGKAMDGFLPSEILSSKGKGLQAADLMERFKNVTSFDTFDFLNLNGNAVFLDRKKIAGSAYKFQINELNGRMNEINHFLRVYGFAKMN, translated from the coding sequence GTGAGTGCACTGTACGGGTATATACGCTGGGGCGGCCGGCCTGTGGCTCCGGAATCCTTTTCCCGGATGAAGGAAACCATGACTAACTATCCGCACAACGGTTCCTTCGAATGGAAAAGCGAGGAGTGCATGCTTGGCCACATTCTCCAGTGGGATACCCCCGAATCGCTCCACGAACAGTTTCCCCTCCTCGATTCCTCCGGAAATACCGTCTTTATGGCCGCAGGCCGTATTGATAACCGCGAAGACCTCTTCCGCCTGCTGGCTGTTCCCCACCCCGAACGGGAAGGGATGACCGACGGACAGCTCATGTTCCGCGCCTACCTTGCCTGGGGAAAGGAAGCCTGCGGCAAAATGTACGGCGACTGGAGCTTCTGTGCCTGGCACCGGAAGGAACGGAAGCTCTTCCTTGCCCGCGACCACGGCGGCATCATGGCCCTGTATTATTACGCGGGCAAAGACTTTCTGGCTTTTGCCTCCACCCTGAAAGGCCTTCTGTGCCTTCCGGAAGTGCCGAGAGATATTAACGAACTGCGCGCGGCGCAGATTCTTACCGCCTGGCCCGGCGACGGGGAAGCTACCTATTACCGGCACATCCTGAACCTCAAGCCCGGCCATTTTCTTGAAGTACAGAATGGCAATGTGCAGAAAGCCATGTTCTGGGAACTCACCGAACAGCCCGAACTGATCCTGCCCAAGGAAGAAGATTACTACGAGCGGTTCAGGGAACTTTTTGCAGAGGCGGTACGGGCCCGCCTGCGCAGTTACAGGAATGTAGGCATTCAACTGAGCGGGGGCTACGACAGCACCTCCGTGGCGGCCATGGCGGCTATGGAACTGGCAAAGCAGAACAAGGAACTGTATGCCTTTACTTCCGTTCCCTATTACAAGGATTGTCCCGTGCCGAAGGGGAGAATAGCCGACGAAGGGCCCCTGGCTGCCTCGCTGGCAAAGAAATACCCCAACATAAGGCATTTTCTGGTGGATGCCGCAGGGTACAATGTTCTGGAAGCCATTGACAGGGCCGTTGATATGTTCTGCGAACCCATGCACGCCGCCGGAAACCAGTACTGGATACAGGCCATTTATGACAAAGCCCGGGAAAACGATGTGTCTGTTTTACTGAATGCCCAGGGAGGAAACGGGGTGATCAGCTGGCCCACAGGCAAGCCAAGGCTGTATGCCATGGGAGGGCTTCCGTGGCTGAAATTCCGCGTAAAATCGGTGTTGAAGGATGTCCGCACCCTGACAACCCGTCCTCTGCATTATTGGTATCCGTTTCTGGACTATTCCTACATCAGCATTCCCTTTGCCCGGCGCAACGGTTTGCTGGAAAAGATGAAAGCCGCAGGCCACGACCCCCGCTTCCGCAGTCAACGACCCTTTAAACAGGCCCAGCGTCATCTGATGGACATCTGTCTGCTCAATGCCTATTCCCTTCATTACAGAATGTCAGTTGATTATGCCATTGTCTCTCCCGATCCCTCAGGCCATATTCCCCTGATGCAATTTATGCTCTCAGTGCCGGAACCCATTTACAGAGCCAATGCCTACCGCCGGATTTTTATCGGGAAAGCCATGGATGGTTTCTTGCCTTCTGAAATCCTTTCCTCCAAAGGAAAAGGCCTTCAGGCGGCCGACCTGATGGAACGATTCAAAAATGTAACATCATTTGATACTTTTGACTTTCTAAATTTGAATGGAAATGCTGTATTTCTTGACAGAAAAAAAATTGCCGGTTCTGCTTATAAATTTCAAATAAACGAATTGAATGGCAGAATGAATGAAATAAATCACTTTTTACGGGTATATGGATTTGCAAAAATGAATTAA